TGAAATTTTACGTGCTGAAAATAAACATGAAAAAGAATATATTGTTTCAGTGGATAAACCGATTACGCCTGAATTTTTAAAACAAATGGCAGCGGGTGTTAAAATTTTAGGAACAAAAACACTTCCTTGTGAAGTAACACAGTTATCAAAATATGAGTTCCAAATTATTTTAACACAAGGGTTAAATCGTCAAATTCGTCGTATGTGTGAAGCTTTAGGCTATCAAGTATACACATTAAAACGTACGCGAATTATGAATATCCAGTTAAATAATTTACCAGTTGGACAGTGGAGAGATTTAACGAAAAAAGAGAAAAAAAGATTATTTGCAGACTTAAACTACGAACCACAAGATTGGTAAAAAAGATAGGGGAAATCAAAAAACATGAAAATTTTTTTTGGTTTCCCTTTTTTTATTGAACAAAAAATATTTTTTGACACTTGCAAAAATAAAATGAATAGGATATATTAAATAACAATTAATGGATGTACTATAAAAGCAAAGAAAAGGACACGAGTTATTTTAAACGGTTATACAGAGAAGGAAGGAGAGCTGAGAACTTCCTAACGCAGAGAAATAACTTACCACCTTAGAGCTGCACTGGGGAAATAAAGTATCTAGTGCCGTGTAAGCGACGTTATCGCAAAAGAAGCCATTGTATTTTTTATGATGGGAATCTGGGTGGAACCACGGATATAAGCATATTCGTCCCTATTTACTAGGGATGAATATGCTTTTTTATATTTAATTTCATAATAAGCGAAGAAAAGGACATGAGTTATTTTAAACGGTTATACAGAG
The DNA window shown above is from Bacillus clarus and carries:
- the rluF gene encoding 23S rRNA pseudouridine(2604) synthase RluF, producing the protein MRINKFISESGKASRRGADKLINERRVIINGKVAKIGDQVQPGDDVRVNGEQLRIARDHVYIALNKPVGITCTSEKAVKGNIIDLVNHPLRIHHVGRLDKDSDGLILLTNDGDIINEILRAENKHEKEYIVSVDKPITPEFLKQMAAGVKILGTKTLPCEVTQLSKYEFQIILTQGLNRQIRRMCEALGYQVYTLKRTRIMNIQLNNLPVGQWRDLTKKEKKRLFADLNYEPQDW